The nucleotide sequence CCAACTGTTAGATGGGGATGAAACCGTCGTTCTTCAGGTTTGTAGCCGATTTCCGCTAATGTCGATTCAACTTTCGCTTGTAAATCGATTAATTCACTACTACCTTTTTCCACCCCGACCCAAATTATTCGAGGAGAACGCTGACTGGGAAAGGCCCCGAAATTTTTCAAAGATAATTCGAATGATTTTTGAGCCCCGGCGATTGCTGATAATTTATCAGCGACTTTGTGTAAAAAAACCTTGGTAACATTCCCTAAAAAACACAGCGTTAGGTGCAGATTTTCATATTTTACCCACCGAACAGCAAGATTTTGTTGTTGAAATTCATCAACAAATTTCATAATCTCCTGCCTAATTTTTTTCGGAATTTCAATAGCAATAAAAGAGCGAATCGTTTCCATAAATTTGCCTCCAA is from candidate division WOR-3 bacterium and encodes:
- the thpR gene encoding RNA 2',3'-cyclic phosphodiesterase, coding for METIRSFIAIEIPKKIRQEIMKFVDEFQQQNLAVRWVKYENLHLTLCFLGNVTKVFLHKVADKLSAIAGAQKSFELSLKNFGAFPSQRSPRIIWVGVEKGSSELIDLQAKVESTLAEIGYKPEERRFHPHLTVG